In Lycorma delicatula isolate Av1 chromosome 10, ASM4794821v1, whole genome shotgun sequence, a genomic segment contains:
- the RpS4 gene encoding ribosomal protein S4 has translation MARGPKKHLKRLAAPKSWMLDKLGGVFAPRPSTGPHKLRESLPLVVFLRNRLKYALTNCEVKKIVMQRLIKVDGKVRTDPNYPAGFMDVIQIEKTNEFFRLIYDVKGRYTVHRISSEEAKYKLCKVKRVQTGPKRIPFLTTHDGRTIRYPDPLVKVNDTIQLDIASSKIMDSIRFDSGNLCMITGGRNLGRVGTVVNRERHPGSFDIVHVKDALGHTFATRLNNVFIIGKGSKPYVSLPKGKGIKLSIAEERDKRLAAKAASG, from the exons ATG GCTCGTGGACCTAAGAAGCATTTGAAGCGTTTAGCAGCGCCGAAATCATGGATGTTAGATAAATTAGGTGGAGTATTTGCTCCACGACCTAGCACAGGGCCTCACAAGTTGCGAGAATCATTACCACTAGTGGTCTTTCTTCGAAACAGATTAAAGTATGCTTTGACGAATTGTGAAGTCAAGAAGATTGTTATGCAGAGGTTGATTAAGGTTGATGGAAAAGTCCGTACTGATCCAAACTATCCTGCTGGATTTAtgg atgttatTCAAATTGAGAagacaaatgaattttttagattaatatatgACGTAAAGGGACGTTACACAGTGCACAGAATTTCTTCTGAAGAAGCTAAG tacaagCTATGTAAAGTGAAGAGGGTCCAGACTGGTCCCAAGCGAATACCATTCCTTACCACTCATGATGGTAGAACAATACGCTACCCAGACCCTCTCGTCAAAGTTAATGATACCATTCAACTTGACATTGCCAGCTCGAAAATAATGGACAGCATTAGATTTGATTCAG gtaACTTGTGTATGATTACTGGAGGTCGTAACTTGGGTCGTGTTGGTACAGTTGTTAACAGAGAAAGACACCCAGGATCATTTGATATTGTTCACGTCAAGGATGCATTAGGACATACATTTGCTACTAG GTTGAACAATGTGTTTATTATTGGTAAAGGTAGCAAACCATATGTTTCATTACCCAAAGGTAAGGGTATCAAATTAAGTATTGCTGAAGAAAGAGATAAGAGGTTAGCAGCTAAAGCAGCCTCAGGGTGA